The region AACACTGTGACTCTTCAACACTGTGACTCTTCAACACTATGACTCTACAACACTGTGACTCTATAACACTATGACTCTACAACACTGTGACTCTATAACACTGTGACTCTATAACACTATGACTCTACAACACTGTGACTCTATAACACTGTGACTCCACAACACTGTGACTCTACAACACTGTGACTCTATAACACTGTGACTCTACAACACTATGACTCTATAACACTGTGACTCTTCAACACTGTGACTCTACAACACTGTGACCACACAACACTGTGACCCAGCACACTCACTCCTGTGCCTTCTATCATCTAATTCATATATTTTCTTCAGATGTATGAAACATAAAAAGCAGTGTTATTTCTGTGCATTGTATATCCTCTGTACAGCTGTATCGTGTGTGCGGGGTGTTTATAGCCACTGGATTCGCGCAGCTTGCTTTGTAAAATGACGCATGGGGCGCTTTCTCCTCTCTGCGCTGAACTCAGTGACACAGAGTCTGGGCGGCTCCTGCGCTGACCGCAGCCCACCACTAGGGGTGCCAGAGGACCCGGTAACGCTCGGATCCAATAATACACCACCGGAGAAGTGGTTAGAGCCGGTACAAACTGCATCTAATCGGCTACAGCGGCAATGAGCGGAGAGAAGGCTGCTGTgctaattaaaatgtgtataaCGTGTTTTTACCTGTCTTTATGACTGGGTACACGGCTCTGCTGGCCGTTATTGTTTTATTACGGAGGATTACAGTGGAGCTAATCGTGGAAAGGCACAGAGCACGTAGAGAGTTCTTACTCAGCAGTTGATTGATCAATTACAGAAGTTGATTACTGTTCAtttgcctcacctggtttctgggTTTGAAGTGGCTCCTGATGTTACAGTAGAAAGTAAAACTGTCTgagtcaatgtgtgtgtgcagattgaACTTCAGGTTTAAACCTTGAGACCACATTGTCACATTACAACTGGAGCAGCGATCCAAATCTGCGAAATAAAGTTCTGTGGTCTATGGTTTTAAACTCACAGCTAAGCACACTGCACTGGACCCTCCAGGACGATGAAGACTGATATGACCTTCTTACACTGCAGAAAGTGCTCATATAAGTCAGGTGAGGGACAGCATTTAAAGAGATTAGATTATGTaggttaaattaaaattaattttctgaATATCTATCATTTATCTTTATCATTTAAAATTGACATGTCTGCTGCCAGCCCTTCGTGGAGTGCAGACAGGGGTCTTATGTTCTTCAGACGAGGGCCAGGGTTACTTCTCTGATTGGCCTGGAGGGGCAGATGGGCAGATGTTGGGGTGTATAGGTTTTTTGGGGGTCTAATGAACACAACAGAATGGCTGTTAGGGACATCTCTGCTGCTGCATTGAATGGCAGAAGCCCTGTCTGAAAACAGAACAGACtcacactctgaacacacacatactgtacccaACAGCTGTCCAGAATTGCATGTCATAACAAAATAATCACTCATTAACgtcaaatataaacacaaaagaGAATGGAATATAAAGCACCATTATTACACTGCTTCTGTAGCAAGGCTCGGATCACTTCCCTCAGAACCAACCGCCTGTTTACTGACAGCCCCGTTCTTTCAATCCTATTTTAACCACATTTAAAGAGTTGCACCACCTAGTGGTGAGATTGAGAACATACGGTCTCTGACAGTATGAAGCTGATAGACTGCACTATATGCAACATATGTAATATGCAACAggaaattattaattatgtagtagcatatacagtacattaatgtaACACATTCTAACATGctaaaacataacaaaatgtgctATGTCACCCAGTACTGAAATACACGGATATAAAACTGTACTGTGATCAGAAGTGAGAGGAGAAACATCACCAACAGGTCACATATGTGGGTTTATTATGAGATAATCACAACAGTATCaatatatacatgtatgttAATGAAACATACTGTTAAAAAATCAGTACAAATAAAGGCATTTCTTTccatttcacattcacattttctgcTAATCAACCTGCTCTGCCTCTGCCTAGTACTGCAGGGGACTGGATCTGTTCACTCTCATGATGAGAAACGTTGGACACCCCCACAAACAGCCCATACAGCTCAAATATAAAACATCTACACCAGTATACTCATATATGTGAACATATTCATTGAAATATCAGCCATCGATGACACAGCAGTATGTACAAATAAAGGGGAGGAATTGTCCGTCTGGCAGTCAGTCTGTTTGTCAGAGAGAAGGAATGTGACCTTAAACTGATGTCCTGGCAGGAACtcatttttacaatttattcaCCTTTTCTGTGATCTTGCACACAATACATATCTTGACAAACAGTTCCTAGGGGCTCACAGTGGTGAGTGTAAGCTTCCTGATTTAATCTATCAAACACAATCCACCGTCACAATATTTTTACCATCTTGAAAATGAGGTTTTAATCGGACACTTCCTGcatcaaacaaaaataataataataaagattttAAAGCTTGAAAagcttgaaattaatttaaataaattatcagGGAAGAAATGTTCAGACGTGATTGAGAAAGTTAAACTAAGGGAAGGTGACTGGTGGAATTTGGTTCTCAGCTAATTCTAAGGCCCCTTCATCTCAGGAACTTTCCCACTGTGATTTAGGCTGTGCAAGACTACAAGTCCCACAATGCTTTGCTTCAAACAAGTATTTGAAGACATGGTGAAAAAGTGGGTGCATAAATGTAAATAAGGAAGGAACAGAGAGAAGACACATTTAGTCAACATCAGAGTGACCACAGGTTGCAAACAgccatacatacatatatgattattacacattacacattattatCTGGTGGACATGAATAAGAAGTGGATAAATTAGCTTTAGAAACGCAGTGTTTATCATAAATCAGTAGTTAGGAGTTCATAATATCAGGTAGATAGCGGAATTGTCACAAAGTGCTGATTAAAAACTACAGTCTGGTGAAGGAGGAAGGAATTATGGGAAATATGCAGAGTATCTGAATGTAGATGAGGACACCATGGAGTCCCCctacagataacacacacacacacactcactcacacacacacacacacattctcacacacacacacacacacacacacacacacacacacacacacacctaaacaccataacacacacacacacacactcacacacacacactcacacacacacacacacactcactcacacacacacacattctcacacacacacacacacacacacctaatcaccataacacacacacacacacacatatatacgtgaGGACACCATGGAGCCCCCCctacagataacacacacacacacacacacacacacacacctaaacaccataacacaccataacacaccatgtgtgtttatgtgtgtgtgtgtgtctgtgtggttgtatttaggtgtgtgtgtgtgtgtatatgtgtttgtgtggttgtgtataggtaggtgtgtgtgtgtgtgtgtgtgagtgtgtgtgagtgtgtgtgagtgtgtgtgtgtgtgtgagtgtgtgtgtgtgtgtgtgtgtgtgtgtgtgtgtgtgagagagacattgAGGTGGTTGTGtttaggtaggtgtgtgtgtgtgtgtgcgtgtgtgtgtttgactctcGATGCATTTGCATAGCCATGAGTGATGGCAGAATATTTATGCTTCATTATTCAAAAAGCAGCGTCAAAAATCTCTTCAAAACTTTCAACTTCTGTTTTCAACCTGCCGGGGCCTTATTTCCtttacatttttgctaaaaactaaaatattgcAAATTGAGTGAGACTGTTTGACTCATTTGAAGATTtcccaatggaataagaaaatgtcccttgtcaagcaaacattaccTTAAAATAAGCTCATATTTTCcacttgagaggaaaaaaaagacctTCTGTCATATGACAAGACTAAAACCCTTGTGAAGTGTCACATCTTGCAGGCCCTGATGAGTGTGTTTTGGAGCGCTAACAGACTAGCCTCAGCGCTAGCTCCATCAGATGGAAGCGGATGGCGTGTGTTTGGCacgtttctctctcagtctgcgATCGCAGCCTGCCGTCTGTTGGAAGGTGTCAGCACGCGACCAGCCCGCCTCCAAAAACGCAGCTTTCAGTTGAAAATGTGGAGCGCTTTTGGAGGGGTgcggacagggagggagagaggggtagagttAGAGGTTCTGGTGAACAGAGAGGGTGTCTGAAACGTCACAGAGCTTTTGGGCATCAGAACAGAACATCCAGATGCtatttaaaataacaattaaaaaACGTCATGGCAACAGTctgataatatataatatattaatcCTGATTAAATCATGTGAAAGGGCTGAGGTCAGTTCCCTTTAAAATTCAGCCGATTCAGGAAATCAGGTGAATCACCCCCCGTTTCCCCTTCCTGAATTAAAATAGTCATTTTCATTGGTTGAAGCACTGCCCCCGGCCCTGATGTAAGGGCAGAGCAGGATTGGGGCAGTGCAGCAGGTAAGCCCTGGTGTAGGGGCGGTAGAACACACATCCCTCTGCTGTTCCCCCCAAAGTACCGGCAGTGCTGATCTATTTTTGGTCAACAAGCGTTCTCTTCCAGGAAAGTGCCGAGACCAAGGAACATGGTACACGAGCAGAACCTGGTCCCAAACGAGCAGAACCTGGTCCCAAACGAGCAGAACACGGTCCCAAACGAGCAGAACCTGGTCCCAAACGAGCAGAACCTGGTCCCAAACGAACAGAACCTGGTCCCAAACGAGCAGAACCTGGTCCCAAACGAGCAGAACACGGTCCCAAACGAACAGAACCTGGTCCCAAACGAGCAGAACACGGTCCCAAATGAACAGAACCTGGTCCCAAACGAACAGAACCTGGTCCCAAACGAGCAGAACATGGTCCCAAACGAGCAGAACACGGTCCCAAACGAACAGAACCTGGTCCCAAACGAGCAGAACATGGTCCCAAACGAGCAGAACACGGTCCCAAAGGAACAGAACCTGGTCCCAAACGAGCAGAACACGGTCCCAAATGAGAAGAACATGGTCCCAAACAAGAAGAACACGGTCCCAAATGAGCAGAACACGGTCCCAAATGAGCAGAGTCCCAAATGTGGTACAAAAAATAGGAATGTGGTCCAAACCGGGTCCTCCAGGGGAACTTGGCTATTTATCAGGGTCGTGGCGTCTGCTACataacactacacaacacacaacctgcacacagGAGGTCTCCCGCTTAacacacaacctgcacacagGAGGTCTCCCTGATCTCCCTCTTAACGCTCTTTCAACACTCTTTCAACGCTCTTTCAACGCTCTCTCAACGCTCTCTCAACGCTCTCAATGTTGTCTGACGTCTGCTCCCTCCATGGCAGGACAGCAGCCCACACTCTTAAGACTTGCGCTTGCATACACCCAgtgttttcttctgaaaactgaggtgatattttctttttttacaaaaaatggcAGGATGTCAGTCGGGCAAAGTCGTTAGAAGCCCTTCTGAGAGGCTTTTCCCATGTAAAATTCACAACACGTACCTTACTTAGAAAACGATAATGCTAAAAACAGAAGAGAGTCTGACTGGTAGGGGGAACTCAAAAAGAAGTTCCTGTTTCTTCACTGcagcattttgtgttttttaatccATTTCCTTTTTGAATGAAAACATTCCTGTCTCTGTAATCGTCTTCAAATCCATTccatgtctgttttttttggggggggggtgatgtttGGAACAGGCTCCCCCCACGGTGCCCCCCCAGGCTGAAGCGATTGGTAgttgctgccccccccccggtgcAGCTGATGTTAATTAAACAGATGGACACTCAGCAGTCTTCatcccttcttctctctctcctcctcctcttcctccctctgtttctgCGCTGGGAGGCTCTGGgaccccccacctccccgccCGCTACGACCCTTCCTGCCCCCCCGCGCTGtctgaggggggcggggcctcttCTGCGCTGGGGGACTGCGCTCCATCCGGCCCGTCTGGGGGGGCACAGACACTCAGATATCATGCTAATACATGAGCACTCCACTCAGATATCATGCTAATACATTAGCATTCCACTCAGATATCATGCTAATACATTAGCACTCCACTCAGATATCATGCTAATACATTAGCACTCCACTCAGATATCATGCTAATACATTAGCACTCCACTCAGATATCATGCTAATACATTAGCACTCCACTCAGATATCATGCTAATACATTAGCATTCCACTCAGATATCATGCTAATACATTAGCATTCCACTcagatatttacatttacatttacattttagtcatttggcagacgcttttaatccaaagcgacttacaagtgcataggttctaccataagtcagagcatcacatccagaaactagcaaaatacacaggaaatgctgttctaaacatagttgtcatcagaagtggcaggggaaatcaggagggaggactaaggtagagtttgaaaaggtgggttttgagtctgcgtcgaaatagggggagggattctgctgttctgacaatggtaggcaagtcattccaccactgaggaaccagaacggaaaacaggcgtgaacgtgcagctcgaccgccaggtgctcgtagtgagggaaccataaggcgaccagagctggcagaccggagtggtctagctggggagtagggagtgatcagggattgtatgtaaggtggggcagtccccttagcagcctgaaatgccaacactagggccttgaaacggatgcgtgcggcaatgggaagccagtggaggccaatgagaagatATCATGCTAATACATTAGCATTCCACTCAGATATCATGCTAATACATTAGCATTCCACTCAGATATCATGCTAATACATTAGCATTCCACTCAGATATCATGCTAATACATTTGCACTGCATTCAGATATCATGCTAATACAATAGCACCCTGCTCTGCCAAAACCTGCTCAGGTGTTAGTCAGTAACACTCAGCTCTGAATagtgagaggatgagagagagggagagagatagagagatagagtgagagagagagggagagagacagagagggagagaaagatagagagggagtgaaagtCTCCTTACCAAAGAGACAATAGAACCCTCATCGCAGACCGTTGcccaaatataaatgcaaaagtGCGACACTTTGCGGGGGTTGTGTGACAAAGTATGGATGAGGCTGAGGCCTTACCTGTGAGTGACAGCTGGGCCAGTTTGAGGGGCAGGTCGGAGGGGCTGACCCCAGCAGGGGAGCCCAGGATATCCGGCAGGGCATTCCGTCGTCCAGAACGACCCGACGAAGCAAAGTCCAGAACCGGCTCCACCTCGGTCATCTCAGGGAGAGCACCCTcctacagagagggagaggagggggaggagggggagagagggagagagggagagagggagaggagggggagagagggagaggagggggagagagggagaggaggggggagagagggagagagggagagggagagagggagagagggagaggagggggagagggagagagggagaggagggagaggagggggagagggagagagggagaggaggggggagagagggagaggagggggagagggagagagggagaggagggggagagagggagaggagggagagagagagaggagggggagagagggagagatgaaaggggagagggagagggagagagggagggagagagggaggagggggagagagggagagagggagaggagaggagagagggagaggaggtggagagggagggagagggggagaggtggggaggggggggagaggaggggagagagggaggagaggagggagaggaggggggaagagagaggagggggagagagagagagggaggtagaggaggggggagaggaggtggaggagagggagggggagagaggagaggagagaggagaggagggtgggagagggggagggggagagggagagggagggagtggggggatggagaggagggggggagagagggagagagggagagatgaaaggggagaggggagggagagagggagaggaggtgggagaggggagggggagagggagaggagggggagagaggtgagagagaggagggggagagaggagagagggagagatgaaaggggagaggggaggggggagagggagagagggatggagaggagggggagagagggaggagagggaagggagggaaagGTCACAGGTTATTGTTCACAGGTGCGTGTGTAAGTTTTAATGGCGTAGTTCCAGTAAAGCCACACCTTCCTCTGAAAGGAAAAGGACGTAAAGCTGCAGTGCACCTCATGCCCACTAGGGGGAACCGCAGCTCACAAGCACACCCACTTAGGGAGTGTTGTGCATGCTGTGTCCTGGGGGTTTTCGTGTTTGGTCCTCTGAGTTTATGAGAACACCCGGCCTCTGATGTCTCCACGGTGACaggcaggtgtacaggtgagctCTGTAACacgagtgccccccccccccacacactcactgcacgcGCTCAGACTGGCCCTGAGACAAGGACATACTGTCCTCCCAGCTGCAGTGTGGGTTTCCATGGTGACCACAAGTCCAGGTGGTTCAGAGGGTGACAGAAAAATTAGAAACACGAACGTCCCattttacacacattcacacacactcacatacatacacacacacacactcacacacacacacatacacacacatacacatacacacacacacacacacactcacacacacaaactcacacacacacatacacacacatacacacacacacactcacacacacacatacacacacatacacatacacacacacacatacacacacacacactcacacacacacactcacacacacacatacacacacactcacacacacacaaactcacacacacacatacacacacatacacacacacacactcacacacacacatacacacacatacacatacacacacacatacacacacacactcacacacacacactcacacacacacatacacacacatacacatacacacacacacatacacacacacacactc is a window of Conger conger chromosome 1, fConCon1.1, whole genome shotgun sequence DNA encoding:
- the LOC133108805 gene encoding cAMP-dependent protein kinase inhibitor alpha-like, giving the protein MTEVEPVLDFASSGRSGRRNALPDILGSPAGVSPSDLPLKLAQLSLTDGPDGAQSPSAEEAPPPSDSAGGQEGS